The Clostridiales bacterium FE2011 sequence GTCACCGGAAGCTCCGCGATAAGCTTCGATCAGTTTCTTTTCAGCCGCTGTCACTTTCATGGAAGTATTGGCGGAAGCCGGTACTGCGGGTTTCTTTGCGGCAGTTGTTTTCTTTGCCGTTGCGGCAGGCTTCTTGGCCGTGGTGGTCTTCTTTGCCGCGGTAGTCGTCTTCTTTGCCGCGGTAGTCGTCTTCTTTGCGGCAGCAGGCTTCTTGGCCGCGGTGGTGGTCTTCTTTGCCGCGGCAGTTGTCTTCTTCGCGGTGGCTGCGGTCTTCTTTGCGGCCGCGGTGGTGGTCTTCTTTGCCGCTGTGGTAGTCTTCTTTGCCGCGGTTGCTGCTGTCTTCTTTACAGCAGTGGTTGTTTTCTTTGCCGCAGTTGTCGCAGCCTTCTTCGCGGCGGCAGTTGTTGTCTTCTTTACGGCAGTCGTCGTTTTCTTTGCGGTGGTCGTGGTCTTTTTTGCTGCAGGCATAATCAGAAACCTCCTGTTTATTTTCTTTTTCGGTTGCAATAATTTTAACGCAAACAGGGCTTCCTCTTCAAGTCCTTCTTCTTTTTTTCTTTGTCCTCATCTTGTCATACAACTTTCAAAGGGCTATAATATCAGTAACAGAGACGGATGGCATCATCCGGAAAAATGAACAGGAGGTTATGTCATGGATATTCAGAAACTGATTGGTGATCTTGTTGCAAAGCTTACCGGAAACAAAGACCTGATTGCGAAGTTCACTTCCAATCCTCTCGGTGCGATCAAGGATCTGCTCGGTATTGATCTGGATCCTTCACAGCTGGACGAGGTTGTGAAAGGCGTAACGGGCCAGCTCGGCGATATTACCGGCGACGCTGCCAAACAGGCCGGTGGCATCCTCAGCAAGATCAAAAACCTGTTCAAAAAGTAATAAGCCGTATAAAGAAACGGCACGATCCTCATTGGGATCGTGCCTTCTTTTTATTTCTTTGCTTTGATCCTGACAGGTTTTGCTTTTTCCTTTGGCTCAGCTGCCGGTGTCTTAGCCTTGTTCAGGGGCTGAAGGTGCCAGATGTTTTCATTATACTCACGGATTGTCCGGTCAGAGGAGAATATGCCCGACATAGCCGTGTTGGTAACAGCCATTTTCAGCCACTTGTTCCGGTCAGCGTAGTCGTTGTTCAGTCTTCTCTGCGCCATGCTGTAGGAACCGAAATCCTTCAGGACAAAATAGCTGTCACCCATGGAACCCCAGCTGCCCAGCAGCAGGCTGTGATACAGATCCTGCAGGGCTGCGGGATTATCCGGCATCAGGGTACCGTCGATCATCTGGGTCATTGCCTGACGGATTTCCTGGTTGGTTTCGAAAATATTCATGGGATTGTAGCTGTTCTCACGATACATATCCCGCACCGTATCGGACCGCATGCCGAAAATGTAGATATTGTCGAGGCCGACCTGTTCGCTGATTTCAACGTTCGCTCCGTCCATCGTACCGATGGTGACCGCGCCGTTCATCATAAACTTCATGTTGCCGGTGCCGCTGGCTTCCTTGCTGGCTGTGGACAGCTGTTCGGAAACCTCTGCCGCCGGAATCAGCACCTCAGCGCTGCTGACGTCATAATTCTCCAGGAACACAACTTGAAGCATCTTCCTGGCCCGCGGATGCTTGGCAATGAGCTCGCTCAGCGCGCAGATCATACGGATAATCTGTTTCGCGCGGTAATAACCGGGGCTGGCTTTTGCTCCGAAGATGAATACTCTCGGCTCCATGGTGAAGCTTTCATCATTCACGATCCGGTTATACAGCACAAGGATATGCAGCGCGTTCAGCATCTGCCGCTTATACTCGTGAAGTCTCTTTGCCTGTACGTCAAAGATAAAGGAAGGATCCACCACCGCTCCCTGCCGTTCCTTCAGCATAACGGCGAGGCGTTCCTTATTGTGCTGCTTGATCTTTGCAAACTTGTCCCGGAAAGCGGCGTCATCCGCAAAAGGACGAAGCGCGCTTAACCCTTCCGGATTCTTGATCCAGTCAGTGCCGATAGAGTCACAGATCAGGTCCGTCAGTTCAGGATTGCAGCTCATCAGCCAGCGGCGGTGTGTAATACCGTTTGTAATCGCGGAGAATTTTTCCGGCATAACCAGGTTGAAATCATGGAAGGTTTCTTCCTTCAGGATTTCACCGTGCAGCTTGCTTACGCCGTTGACAGAATAGCTCATGGCAACGCACATATTGGCCATATGGACGTTGTCATAGCTGATGATGGCCATCCGGGCAATCCGGTCCCAGTCTCCGGGGAAGCAGTTCCACAGACGTTCGCAAAGCCTGCGGTTCATCTCGCAGATGATCTGGTAGCACCGCGGCAGCAGCTGCTGTACCATGCTCACAGGCCATTTTTCGAGTGCTTCTGCCAGGATCGTATGGTTGGTATAGGCGATGGTCTTCTGTACAATACTGGAAGCTTCATCCCATCCCAGGCCTTCTTCATCAATCAGGAGGCGCATCAGTTCAGGAATCGCCATACCGGGGTGGGTGTCGTTGATATGGATCACTACCTTCTCCGGCAGTTTGCTCATATCATTCCCGAAGCGCCGCTTGTAGTCCTTCAGGATATACTGCAGGGAGGCGCTGGTAAAGAAGTAATGCTGTTTCAGGCGCAGCATTTTGCCTTCATAGTGCTTGTCTTCGGGATAAAGCACCTTGCTGATGGCTTCCGCCAGCTGGATTTCTTCGGATGCCTGTACATAGCGGCCTTCACCGAAACTGTTCAGGTCCAGCTTTTTCGGGCTCCGTGCGGACCACATCCGCAGCGGATTCACAATGGTCGCGTCATATCCGACAACAGGCATATCGTAAGGGACAGCTTCCACGGTATAATAATCGCGGGTCACAAACTTCTGCCTGCCGTTGATCTCTATTTCATCCACATGGCCGCCGAAATGCACCTCGCAGGTGTCTTCCATCATGGCCGTTTCCCAGACGTTGCCGTTGTCCAGCCAGCTGTCCGGCATTTCCACCTGCTGTCCGTCCACGATTTTCTGGCGGAACAGGCCGTATTCATAGCGTATGGTACAGCCCATGGCCGGAAGGTCCAGACAGCTCAGGCTGTCCAGGAAGCAGGCGGCCAGACGTCCGAGTCCGCCGTTTCCGAGGCCGGGTTCAGGCTCTTCCTTCAGTACGTCCTTGATATCAATGCCAAGTTCCTGCAGGGCTTCCGTATATTCCTTCGTGGAAAGCAGGTTCAGCATATTGCAGTACATGCTGCGGCCCATCAGGAACTCAACGCTCAGATAATACAGGCTTTTGCCTTTCTGCTTTTTCCATACCTCGCGGCTGGCGATCATCTTCTGCATAATCTGATCGCGCACAGTGGAAGCCACAGCACGGTAAATCTGATGCGGTGAGGCCTCTTCAATTGTCAGGCCGTTATACCGCTGTACCTTTCCGACTATGGTATTCTTGATGGATTCTTTGTCAAACTTCGTGGCTGGCATGATTATTCCTCCAGACATAAACCTGATTCAGACAGCGTAATTATACATCCCGCTTCCGGCTGTCGCAATGCCGCGGACAGTCCGGAATCCGACCATCTATGCCATGTTAAACAATTGCATAGCTTCATT is a genomic window containing:
- a CDS encoding glycogen/starch/alpha-glucan phosphorylase codes for the protein MPATKFDKESIKNTIVGKVQRYNGLTIEEASPHQIYRAVASTVRDQIMQKMIASREVWKKQKGKSLYYLSVEFLMGRSMYCNMLNLLSTKEYTEALQELGIDIKDVLKEEPEPGLGNGGLGRLAACFLDSLSCLDLPAMGCTIRYEYGLFRQKIVDGQQVEMPDSWLDNGNVWETAMMEDTCEVHFGGHVDEIEINGRQKFVTRDYYTVEAVPYDMPVVGYDATIVNPLRMWSARSPKKLDLNSFGEGRYVQASEEIQLAEAISKVLYPEDKHYEGKMLRLKQHYFFTSASLQYILKDYKRRFGNDMSKLPEKVVIHINDTHPGMAIPELMRLLIDEEGLGWDEASSIVQKTIAYTNHTILAEALEKWPVSMVQQLLPRCYQIICEMNRRLCERLWNCFPGDWDRIARMAIISYDNVHMANMCVAMSYSVNGVSKLHGEILKEETFHDFNLVMPEKFSAITNGITHRRWLMSCNPELTDLICDSIGTDWIKNPEGLSALRPFADDAAFRDKFAKIKQHNKERLAVMLKERQGAVVDPSFIFDVQAKRLHEYKRQMLNALHILVLYNRIVNDESFTMEPRVFIFGAKASPGYYRAKQIIRMICALSELIAKHPRARKMLQVVFLENYDVSSAEVLIPAAEVSEQLSTASKEASGTGNMKFMMNGAVTIGTMDGANVEISEQVGLDNIYIFGMRSDTVRDMYRENSYNPMNIFETNQEIRQAMTQMIDGTLMPDNPAALQDLYHSLLLGSWGSMGDSYFVLKDFGSYSMAQRRLNNDYADRNKWLKMAVTNTAMSGIFSSDRTIREYNENIWHLQPLNKAKTPAAEPKEKAKPVRIKAKK